The Benincasa hispida cultivar B227 chromosome 11, ASM972705v1, whole genome shotgun sequence genome has a segment encoding these proteins:
- the LOC120091762 gene encoding pectate lyase-like, translating to MAGCCSIKVVMFLVSMAVLMPTLRAGIAEYDDYLLQKAEEAKQAALESFHPDPMNVTDHFNEHVHLALEGIEGSNSTRRSLKKYNGPCMATNPIDRCWRCDRNWAMNRKKLVSCVLGFGRKTTGGLRGRFYVVTDPSDNDVINPRRGTLRHAAIQKRPLWIIFGRSMIIRLSKELLITSHKTIDARGANVHIAYGAGLSIQFSRNVIIHGLHIHHVVSARGGMIRDSADHVGLRTVSDGDGISIFGSSNIWLDHLSMSNCQDGLIDAIQGSTAITISNSHFTHHNDVMLFGASDSYQGDSIMQVTVAFNHFGKGLVQRMPRCRWGFFHVVNNDYTHWLMYAIGGSQHPTIISQGNRFIAPPNPAARQVTNRNYATESVWRTWTWRSEGDLMMNGAYFIQSGNPSKRRPYSRFDMIKAKPGTFVRRLTRFSGSLNCYVGRPC from the exons CTAAGAGCTGGCATTGCTGAATATGATGATTATTTGCTCCAAAAGGCTGAAGAAGCCAAACAAGCTGCTCTTGAATCTTTCCATCCTGATCCCATGAATGTCACTGATCATTTCAACGAACATGTTCATTT GGCTTTGGAGGGAATAGAGGGAAGCAATAGCACTAGGAGGAGTCTGAAGAAATATAACGGTCCTTGCATGGCAACAAACCCGATTGACCGATGCTGGCGTTGTGACCGAAATTGGGCCATGAACCGTAAGAAGCTTGTCTCTTGCGTGCTTGGTTTCGGCCGAAAAACCACCGGTGGCTTGAGAGGACGTTTCTATGTTGTGACCGATCCATCGGATAACGACGTTATAAACCCTAGACGTGGAACCCTCCGACACGCCGCTATTCAAAAGCGGCCACTATGGATCATTTTTGGACGCAGCATGATCATCAGGTTGTCCAAGGAGCTGTTGATCACCAGCCACAAGACCATTGATGCTCGCGGTGCCAATGTTCACATTGCCTATGGTGCTGGTCTTAGCATTCAATTTTCCCGGAATGTGATCATCCACGGCCTTCACATCCACCACGTCGTTTCAGCTCGCGGTGGCATGATCAGAGACTCCGCTGACCATGTCGGCCTTCGAACCGTTAGTGACGGAGACGGTATCTCCATCTTTGGATCATCCAACATCTGGCTCGATCATCTCTCTATGTCTAATTGCCAAGATGGACTCATCGACGCAATCCAAGGCTCCACCGCAATCACCATCTCAAACTCTCATTTCACTCATCACAACGAC GTGATGTTGTTCGGTGCAAGTGATTCTTATCAAGGCGACTCAATCATGCAAGTGACCGTCGCGTTCAACCATTTCGGAAAGGGATTGGTGCAGAGAATGCCAAGATGCAGATGGGGTTTCTTCCATGTCGTCAACAACGATTACACTCATTGGCTCATGTACGCCATTGGCGGCAGTCAACATCCCACCATTATCAGTCAAGGAAACCGTTTCATCGCCCCACCAAACCCTGCTGCAAGACag GTTACAAACAGAAACTATGCAACGGAGAGTGTATGGAGAACATGGACATGGAGATCGGAAGGGGATTTGATGATGAATGGAGCATACTTCATTCAGTCTGGGAATCCAAGCAAACGAAGGCCATACAGCAGGTTCGATATGATCAAGGCTAAGCCTGGCACCTTTGTTAGAAGGCTTACTCGCTTCTCTGGCTCACTCAACTGTTATGTTGGTCGCCCATGCTAA